ACAAGGGGTTTCCTGCACCATTCCAACCAACATATCACACAACAATTCCACAGAGAGAGACCTCAAGCGAGAGAGAGAGAGAGACCTCAAGCAACCGCTTTAGCATTGAGTAGATGAAGTGACTAGAACCTTGATTACCAAGCATACTCAAGCAATTGATGCTAGAGATCCGAAATTTCGATGATCTGCACAAATTTGGTGGACGTGGAAACACTTGTAAGGAAGGACAATTGTCGGTTCTTACTGATAAAAAGTGGTTTGATGGAAAGTCTGGTAATTCTTGAAGCCTTTTGCATCTCTCCACACTGATATATGTAAGATTAGAAAGTAAATGGATGCTTGCAGGGAGAGTAACAAAATTATTTCCTCCGAGTTGCAACGACCTTAAGGAGGACAGAGAACCAATATCAATGGGAATTTCTCCTTCACCGAGATTACAGTCATTCAGATTTAATCTCTTCAAAGAAGAAAAATGCTTCAAGGAAGCTAACAGAGGAAGCAAAGGGTGGGGACTCTTTCTTGGAAATAAACCAAAAGATGGTAATCTGAGATTCTGCTTTCTAATAACAATTCCACTCAATTCAAGCTCCACCAAACTCTCATTCAAGTGCTCCAATGATAGAGGCAGTTTTTCAACAGCTGTCCCGCTCAAATAAAGCTTTGATAATCTATTCATCTGCCCCACAAATTCTGGAATTACTCGCAGTTTTGAGCAGCCAGATACATCAAATGTTTCAAGATATTCCATTTCTACTTCACTTGGTAGACTCTTAATACTTTTGCAGTTTCTGAAGTTCAAAATCTTAAGTCTCTTGAGAAATGCAATGGATGGATGAATCTTAACTAAATTTGTACAACCTTCAAGAACCAACTTCTCAAGGTTTTGCATTCCTGTGAAATCCGGGGTCCTTGTCAGCTTTATGGAATCACTAAGATCGATAGATTTCAAGTTGTCCAAGTACTGTTAAAAAACATAAATAATGTCAGAATAATCATCTTCCATGCATTTCTGACCAAAAAAAATTCTCTTCCATGAATGAACTTTAAGATTACATTTTGTGCGAATTGAAACTTACTGTTATTCCATTCCAGAGATGATGAATATTGCTACAAGGCAACCTAAGTTCAGTAAGTTCAACCGGTTGAAAACCTGGTGGGAGAGATTTTGAAGGATAACAACTCCAGTTCAGAAATCTCAAGGCATTAGGAAGGTATTTGGGGCCAGCAGAAAGCCTTAAATTATGAATGTAGAGCAGCTTCAGTTTACACATTTTAGAGAAGGCTTCAAGGTTCCAATCTGCCTCTTCTAGTTCAGGCAAGTGTAAAAATATGCCTTCAATGGCTTCTGTTCCCTAATAATTGAAAGCAAGAGATGAGTCAATTAAGTTATCAAGCATCTATCATGTTAAAGAAAATTACAGTTATCCAGACCAGTGTTTGAATTTGTTAGAATTCTTACCGTATTATTTGTGAATACATAAGAGATGTCGTTCGGAAGCCACAACCGACTGCGTCTGCCAGGTTCTTGAGACTCTTGACGAACAATTTCACATCCCATTTCTTTTATCAAGTCATGCATACATACTTGGTTTCCCAATAAAATAGTTATGAGAGATCTCTCAACAAGAACATCTATAGCAATATGACTGCAAAAATCTGAACTGTATAGTAGTTCAGTTTGATACCATCTATAAAAGCACGCAATGTCCAGAAAAGTTTTCTTCTCCATCTTATCAAGTCCATCATAACTTATTTTCAGGATGTCAAAAATTGTTCGGTTGGGAGTTTCTTGTAGCTTTTCCAGTATAGAAATCCATACATCTGGACTTCTTTTATACAAAAAAGATCCCAAAGTTTTAAGAGCTAAGGGAAGACCTCCAGCATAGATAATGAATTTCTTAGAGTGTTCAGCATACTCATCTTCAGGTTCATATTTCCTAAAGGCTTTCCAACAAAAGAGCTTAAAAGCTTCATCATCGTTTAATCCCTTCAACACATATGGTTCATCTATACCATGTCTGACTAATATATGTTGATCTCGAGTTGTAATGATGATTCTACTCCTCAAACCAAACCAGTCTTTTTCTCCTACCAAGTTTTCCAGTTGCTCTGATTGATCTACATCGTCAAGAACTAGAAGAACTGCTTTACTACATAAACTTCTCTTTATCATAGTGATTCCACTATAAACATCCCATACTTGTACGTTTTCTTGCTTCAAGATTTGGGACAGAATCTGCTTTTGTAGATGAACTAGACCATGGGTTGTGCAAACCTCTCTGACATTAGCAAGAAATATGCAAACTTCAAATTCATCAGATATATTCTCATACACCACTCTAGCAATAGTGGTCTTACCCACCCCACCCATCCCCCATATCCCTATAAAGCGAACATCATTTGCTTCTTTATCTAAGAGAACATCTATATCTTCCAGTTTAGTTTTTACTCCGACTAACTTCTCTGAGGAACCAAAAACTGTGACAATAGGATGCACTTTGCTCCAAAGTACTTGCACAATCTCTCTGATAAGCTCTGTTTCATACCTACAAGAAAAATCCCATACTGAATGTCTGAATGTATGAACATATTAAATATAAAGTTCACCCCTATGGCAGAACTGAACCGCAACAATATAGATAACTGACACTTGATAAGTGAATTAGTTCAATATGCAGGGCAGAGTGTGGGGAAGCACTTCTCAATCTAAGTGCTCACGTTTCCGAGATTACAACAGTCACCAACATTATAGAACTTGTAAGCATTAAAGTACTGTTATTTAAATGTCATTTGATCTCTAATTGAGGCTTACCTATAATCCTTTGAAGTCCAGCCAACGAGGTTCGCCACTTTTGTTAAAGCATCTCTCCACTCTTCCACTTGCTTACTATCTTCTCCAAACTTCTCTTCATGTTCATCAAACGCTTCAGCAAAGCTACCTCTTTGGTGTCTCACATGAGACGGTTCCACCTCGTAAAAGATTGGCAGGATCGTCCCCCTCTCTTCCATGCATTCAAAAATCTTACACAGTTCAAGCAAACACCACGTGGAAGAAGCATAGTTTGGAGAAAGAACAACGATCGCAAACCTGGACTGTTTGATTGCTGAGAGGAGCTCTGGAGAGATGCATGTGCCTCTTTCAAGTTCAGGGTCGTCCCTGAAAGTTCTGATTCCTCGCCACTGCAACTTATCGTATAAGTGGTCTGTGAAGCCCTTCCGGGTGTCTTCGCCTCTGAAGCTCAAAAACACGTCGTATTTCCATGGGCAAGGTGAACCGGTGGAAGTTCTGACTTGGGTGCTCAACGCCATTGGAAAATGATTGATTGGTGATCAGATGGGGAGAAAGAGGGCTTCAAGAGGAAATGGAAATAGTGGAGAGGACAGAGAAAGAGACGACGGAAAGACAAGACTGAGACTCAAACATCACCCAAATCTTTCAGTAATGGATTATTGATTAGTGGCAGAGGGTAAGGTATTGTATTTTTATTTTTATTTTATCTAGTTTTTTTAAGCCTAAAGCCTAACTCGTACATAGATGATTTTG
Above is a window of Fragaria vesca subsp. vesca linkage group LG7, FraVesHawaii_1.0, whole genome shotgun sequence DNA encoding:
- the LOC101302874 gene encoding TMV resistance protein N-like, with protein sequence MALSTQVRTSTGSPCPWKYDVFLSFRGEDTRKGFTDHLYDKLQWRGIRTFRDDPELERGTCISPELLSAIKQSRFAIVVLSPNYASSTWCLLELCKIFECMEERGTILPIFYEVEPSHVRHQRGSFAEAFDEHEEKFGEDSKQVEEWRDALTKVANLVGWTSKDYRYETELIREIVQVLWSKVHPIVTVFGSSEKLVGVKTKLEDIDVLLDKEANDVRFIGIWGMGGVGKTTIARVVYENISDEFEVCIFLANVREVCTTHGLVHLQKQILSQILKQENVQVWDVYSGITMIKRSLCSKAVLLVLDDVDQSEQLENLVGEKDWFGLRSRIIITTRDQHILVRHGIDEPYVLKGLNDDEAFKLFCWKAFRKYEPEDEYAEHSKKFIIYAGGLPLALKTLGSFLYKRSPDVWISILEKLQETPNRTIFDILKISYDGLDKMEKKTFLDIACFYRWYQTELLYSSDFCSHIAIDVLVERSLITILLGNQVCMHDLIKEMGCEIVRQESQEPGRRSRLWLPNDISYVFTNNTGTEAIEGIFLHLPELEEADWNLEAFSKMCKLKLLYIHNLRLSAGPKYLPNALRFLNWSCYPSKSLPPGFQPVELTELRLPCSNIHHLWNGITYLDNLKSIDLSDSIKLTRTPDFTGMQNLEKLVLEGCTNLVKIHPSIAFLKRLKILNFRNCKSIKSLPSEVEMEYLETFDVSGCSKLRVIPEFVGQMNRLSKLYLSGTAVEKLPLSLEHLNESLVELELSGIVIRKQNLRLPSFGLFPRKSPHPLLPLLASLKHFSSLKRLNLNDCNLGEGEIPIDIGSLSSLRSLQLGGNNFVTLPASIHLLSNLTYISVERCKRLQELPDFPSNHFLSVRTDNCPSLQVFPRPPNLCRSSKFRISSINCLSMLGNQGSSHFIYSMLKRLLEETPCSFEYILYLIPGSEMPEWFSYQSVENSVTMKLPSYESNSSKWIGIAVCALFVPQDNPSAVFEEDYLHPDTCRIDCSWNRYGDGLVGLHTQPREEVETVGTREVVKQIVSNHLLFIVLPCHIWNPENCWKDNTCNEVKFDFKITRAVGNNRCIKVKKCGARALYEHDMEELISKINESESVLVSETTDCDLGKSAYHQGGAIVDVTREAETATTGSHGGSDDEYYSTEE